The Oenanthe melanoleuca isolate GR-GAL-2019-014 unplaced genomic scaffold, OMel1.0 S034, whole genome shotgun sequence genome has a segment encoding these proteins:
- the LOC130266405 gene encoding olfactory receptor 14A16-like: MSNSSSISHFLLLPLADTRQLQLLHFCLFLGISLAALLGNGLIISAVACGHHLHTPMFFFLLNLALTDLGCICTTVPKAMHNSLWDTRNISYAGCAAQLFFFLFFISAEYYLLTIMCYDRYVSICKPLHYGTLLGSRACAHMAAAAWASAFLCSLLHTVNTFSLPLCQGNALQGFFCEIPQIIKLSCYKSYLRELGLIAVSACLLFGFFVFIVFSYVQIFRAVLRIPSAQGRHKAFSTCLPHLAVVSLFLSTATFAYLKPPSISFPSLDLAVSILYSVVPPALNPLIYSLRNRELKAAVWTLMTGSFQEH, from the coding sequence atgtccaacagcagctccatcagccacttcctcctgctgccattggcagacacaaggcagctgcagctcctgcacttctgcctcttcctgggcatctccctggctgccctcctgggcaacggcctcatcatcagcgccgtagcctgcggccaccacctgcacacccccatgttcttcttcctgctcaacctggccctcactgacctgggctgcatctgcaccactgtgcccaaagccatgcacaattccctctgggacaccaggaacatctcctatgcaggatgtgctgctcagctctttttctttctgttcttcatatCAGCAGAGTATTAtctcctgaccatcatgtgctacgaccgctacgtgtccatctgcaaacccctgcactacgggaccctcctgggcagcagagcttgtgcccacatggcagcagctgcctgggccagtgcctTTCTCTGttcactgctgcacacagtcaatacattttccctgcctttgTGCCAGGGCAATGCATTGCAAGggttcttctgtgaaatcccccAGATCATCAAGCTCTCCTGCTACAAATCCTATCTCAGGGAACTTGGGCTCATTGCTGTTAGTGCCTGTTtgttatttggtttttttgtgttcattgttttctcctatgtgcagatcttcagggccgtgctgaggatcccctctgcgcagggacggcacaaagccttttccacctgcctccctcacctggctgtggtctctctgttcctcagcactgccacGTTTGCGTACCTGAAGCCCCCCTCTAtctccttcccatccctggatctggcaGTTTCAATTCTGTACtcggtggtgcctccagccctgaaccccctcatctacagcctgaggaaccgGGAGCTCAAGGCTGCAGTGTGGACACTGATGACTGGTTCCTTTCAGGAACATTAA